The Prochlorococcus marinus str. MIT 1214 sequence CAATGCGAACTCTTGGAGTGGTCCATCTCAATAAGATTGCTAAAAAAACCAGTAAATAAGCCTTGAGGATTGTCATGACAATTCCAAGAGACGCAGCAATAATTTGAACTAATGGATTATCAATTGAAAGTCCTATCAAAGATGAAAACCAATCAATTGAGATTGGAAAACCCCATCCCCCTAAATACAGAACGGAAACAAGTAAAGCAGATAAAACAAGATTTATGTATCCAGCTAAGTAAAATAGAGCAAATTTCATACCTGCATACTCAGTTTGATAACCAGCGACAAGTTCTTCTTCTGCCTCCGGTAAATCAAAAGGTAGTCTCTCGCATTCAGCTAATGCACAGATCCAAAAAATAATAAAACCTACAGGTTGTCGCCATATATTCCAGCTAAGAAAACCAGCAGTATTTTGTTGATCAACTATATCAATAGTACTTAATGAATTGCTCATCATAACTATTGCCAAAACCGCTAGCGCTAGTGGAATTTCATAACTAATTGATTGAGCGGCAGCTCTAAGTCCTCCTAGCAAAGAATATTTATTGTTAGAAGAGTAGCCACTCATCAGAAGACCAATAGGTTGAATACTACTTAGGGCAATCCACAAAAAGATTCCTATGCCTACATTGCTAATTAAAAGATTTTGACCAAAAGGAACAATTAACCAAGATAAAATTACCGGAACTAAAACTAGTATTGGACCAACTGTAAAAAGAACACTGTCTGCCCTTGCCGGGATAATGTCTTCTTTTACTAAAAGTTTCAAACCGTCTGCCATTGGCTGAAGAATACCAAGTGCACCTGCGTATTCAGGACCAATTCTCTGTTGAGCTGCTGCAGAAATTTTTCTTTCAAGCCAAACTGTTACTAATACACCAACGACAGCTGACACCAATACCAAAAGCATTGGAAGTGGTATCCATAAAAGATGTGCTAATTCATGAGATAAACCAAGTTTCTGAATACCTTGGGTAAAACTCATTTCAAGGTCTATACCTGAATTCACTTCTGAGATTTAATCTATTAACAAGATTAGTGTAATTTTGAATTAATTTTATAGTCGAAAAAAATAAATTCCAAATTATCTGCTCTCAAGAGGCTGCCAATTTCTGATTTTTGCTCCTTCATAAATTTGTGATGGTCTGAAAATTCTATTTGCTCCAAGTTGTTCTCTCCAGTGAGCCAACCAACCAGCAACTCTGGAAATCGCAAAAACGGGTGTAAA is a genomic window containing:
- the nuoH gene encoding NADH-quinone oxidoreductase subunit NuoH gives rise to the protein MNSGIDLEMSFTQGIQKLGLSHELAHLLWIPLPMLLVLVSAVVGVLVTVWLERKISAAAQQRIGPEYAGALGILQPMADGLKLLVKEDIIPARADSVLFTVGPILVLVPVILSWLIVPFGQNLLISNVGIGIFLWIALSSIQPIGLLMSGYSSNNKYSLLGGLRAAAQSISYEIPLALAVLAIVMMSNSLSTIDIVDQQNTAGFLSWNIWRQPVGFIIFWICALAECERLPFDLPEAEEELVAGYQTEYAGMKFALFYLAGYINLVLSALLVSVLYLGGWGFPISIDWFSSLIGLSIDNPLVQIIAASLGIVMTILKAYLLVFLAILLRWTTPRVRIDQLLDLGWKFLLPISLVNLLVTASLKLAFPMTFGG